The following is a genomic window from Paenibacillus sp. FSL R5-0766.
GAGAGTGAATTACGTCCATATGAAGCAAGAATGTACGTTATTCATAATTAAAGCATAATACGTTATATAATGTTCAGTTCTCAAGAAAGAAGGATTGTATTCAATGAAAAGAGTATGGTGGAAAGAAGCAGTAGCTTATCAAATCTATCCGAGAAGTTTTATGGATTCCAACGGAGATGGGGTTGGTGACATCAAGGGGATCCTATCTAAACTGGATTATATTCAAGATCTCGGTATTGATCTGATATGGATCTGCCCAATGTATAAGTCACCCAACGATGATAATGGGTATGACATCAGTGATTACTGTTCCATTATGGATGAATTCGGCACGATGGCGGACTTTGATCAATTACTGAATGAAGTTCATCTTCGCGGCATGAAACTCATTATGGACTTGGTGATCAATCATACAAGTGACGAACACCCGTGGTTTATTGAATCCAGAGCTTCACTGGATAATCCCAAACGAGATTGGTACATCTGGAGAGATGGGAAGAATGGAGACGAACCGAATAACTGGGAGAGCATCTTTGGCGGTTCTGCATGGGAATATGATGAAGTCTCCGGACAGTACTATCTCCATCTGTTCTCCAAGAAACAACCGGATTTGAATTGGGCAAATCAGGAAGTTCGGAAATCCATATATGAAATGATGAATTGGTGGCTGGATAAAGGGATTGATGGTTTCCGTGTGGATGCAATCAGCCATATTCACAAAGAAGAGGGCCTCTTGGATATGCCAATCCGAGAAGGTGTCAAATACGTCTCTTCTTTTGAAAAGCATATGAATGTGAAGGGAATCCAGAGTTATCTGCAAGAAATGAAAGAGAACACATTATCCAGATATGACGTCGTGACTGTTGGGGAAGCAAATGGAGTTAAGGTAGAGGACCAAGAAGATCTGCTGGATTGGATCTGTGAAGTCAGAGGGAAATTTAATATGGTCTTTCAATTCGAACACCTGGACCTTTGGAAAAACAGCACAGACAGGCAACTGGATGTTCCCAAACTGAAAAACGTCTTGACCAAGTGGCAAAAATCACTGGAAGGCGTCGGTTGGAATGCATTGTTTATTGAAAATCATGATCAGCCTCGCAAAGTTTCATCTTGGGGAAATGAAACAGAGTATTGGTATGAAAGTGCCACAGCACTTGGAACCATGTACTTTTTCATGCAAGGCACACCTTTCATATATCAGGGGCAAGAGATCGGCATGACAAACGTGGCATTCCCTTCCATAGAGGACTATAACGATATCGCTGATCGGAATTTATATCAGATCAAACGCGAAGAGGGGATGTCACATGAGGAGATCATGAACATCATCTGGGCTTCGAGTCGCGATAACTCCAGAACGCCGATGCAATGGTCCTCGGCCAAAGAGGCGGGGTTTACCAGTGGTACACCATGGCTGAAGGTGAATGACAATTACATCCATATTAATGTAGAGAAACAACTCCAGGAACCAGGTTCCATTCTTCAATTTTATAAACAAATGATTCAGCTGCGAAAAGAGCACGATACGTTGACTTATGGTATCTATGAGCTTCATATGCCGGATCATCCGAGTGTATATGCATATACACGTACACTGGCAGACCAACAGGTGCTGGTAGTCATCAACCTTACTGAACACATGGTGGAGCTTGAGGAAGATGAGCTTGGCCTCGACTTCTCAGAGATCTGGCTTACCAACTATGAGAATGGCTTGCTGCCACTGGTGTTGCGACCGTTTGAAACCATTGTTGGATTAAGCAATAAAGTAAAGTAGGATACGTAAAAGGAAAAAGGCGTCTATATCATGGTCTGAATGATATAGACGCCTTTTATTGTTGTGTAACCACATGAATATTCGTTATTGATGGAGAACATCCGCATATTCAGAGATACGTTCGAAACGTCCCTTGGCAAACGGGCATATCGCCAAGCCCTTGTCCTCGGTAAGCATTTTCCACCAAAGTGTGATCAATGATGTATAGCTCTGGACTCGAGATTACATAGGTCATCACCGCAGCAATGTCACCGTTATCTTGAATAAGGAATCTTTTATTGGCAGGTTCATGTTGGGATTGGGAACTTATTTAGTGACTTCGATCTGAAATTGATCGGAATATGATTTGAGGTTGCCTGCAAGACCGGCGAGTTCCCCGGAGATGTTCGACAGTTCGTTTGCCGATCGCTGCTGCTCCACAGCACTAGCCGTGACTTCCTCGGCCATGGCTGAAGTTTCCTCGGTTGCGGAAGCAATATAACTGAGGTTCTGTTCCAGCTCCTGACGAATAGAGTGCATATCCATCGTCCGGCTGTCTAAACTCTGAGCCAACTCATGCACTTCGGTCGATAAGCGGCTAACCTGTCTAAATGCCTGGAGACAATCAGCGATCTGTTTCTCCTGTTCCTTAACAGCTACCATATTTGCATCAAAATGACTGCCCATCCGATGTATCTCTTGAACAAATGAACCCAGGATCTCATCAATCTCCTGGATCGAACGTTCGGATTGTTGAGCGAGCTGTCCCATTTCACCAGCAACGACTGCAAAGCCTTTACCCGCTTCTCCAGCTCGTGCTGCTTCAATTGAAGCATTTAGGGATAGTATTTGAGTTTGTTTTAAAATGTTGTGAATTTGACCGCTAATAGAGGAAGCGAGTTCGGATTGAGTCGTCAGAGACCTGGAAATATCCTGTTGATGCTCAACACGCTTGGCATTCTCTCGGCCCTTCTCAAGTAGAACCTCATGTTCACGTGTAACTTGTACTTGAACAGAAGATAGCTGCTCTGAAGTATAAGTAAACTGTTTCACATATGAACCTACTTCATCCATTATTTTGCCCAGATTCTCTGAATGCTGGACGGAGTGTTCTGTCTCTTCAGCCTGTTTCATTGAACCTATGGCAATTTCCTCAATTGCTCTGGAAAGTTCTTCACTCTGACGTTGGTTCGTCTGAGCGGTTTCCGAAATATCTTTTGAGGACTGCTGTAACGTATTTGATCCTTGCTGTATTCCCATCAGAATGTTCGTCAATTGGGCAACCATGATGTTAATCAAATCACTGATGTCACCGAGTTGATCATTGGTCATATGTGTGGATACGACTTTGAGATTCCCATCAGCAACCTGTTCTAGGCTTGACTTAATATCGCGTACTTGTCTGAGAATGCCTCGTACTACGAATAACATCATGACCAAAGAAAGAATCAGTACAACCACAAAAATCGGGATTATGGTCCGATAAGCATTATTCACAGATGTCGCGGAGACTTGATTCACTGCTCCAGCAGAAATATCAATGCCCAGAT
Proteins encoded in this region:
- a CDS encoding alpha-glucosidase encodes the protein MKRVWWKEAVAYQIYPRSFMDSNGDGVGDIKGILSKLDYIQDLGIDLIWICPMYKSPNDDNGYDISDYCSIMDEFGTMADFDQLLNEVHLRGMKLIMDLVINHTSDEHPWFIESRASLDNPKRDWYIWRDGKNGDEPNNWESIFGGSAWEYDEVSGQYYLHLFSKKQPDLNWANQEVRKSIYEMMNWWLDKGIDGFRVDAISHIHKEEGLLDMPIREGVKYVSSFEKHMNVKGIQSYLQEMKENTLSRYDVVTVGEANGVKVEDQEDLLDWICEVRGKFNMVFQFEHLDLWKNSTDRQLDVPKLKNVLTKWQKSLEGVGWNALFIENHDQPRKVSSWGNETEYWYESATALGTMYFFMQGTPFIYQGQEIGMTNVAFPSIEDYNDIADRNLYQIKREEGMSHEEIMNIIWASSRDNSRTPMQWSSAKEAGFTSGTPWLKVNDNYIHINVEKQLQEPGSILQFYKQMIQLRKEHDTLTYGIYELHMPDHPSVYAYTRTLADQQVLVVINLTEHMVELEEDELGLDFSEIWLTNYENGLLPLVLRPFETIVGLSNKVK
- a CDS encoding methyl-accepting chemotaxis protein; protein product: MRKTYQKKMDLRFKLYLIILVPLLAMGGLIIWATIDSSENASLMTMQHNNQQLAVNTASQLGQESELIKTLSSTASEESNEYKSLRDELVKVRLQSGALYVYMYNKTSDGWIYTVDGADWNDTEYSPYGTAMEFNPQIQERLLRGEVVTTGIVDDPTWGQLLSSFTPIKDSQGTVIGYLGIDISAGAVNQVSATSVNNAYRTIIPIFVVVLILSLVMMLFVVRGILRQVRDIKSSLEQVADGNLKVVSTHMTNDQLGDISDLINIMVAQLTNILMGIQQGSNTLQQSSKDISETAQTNQRQSEELSRAIEEIAIGSMKQAEETEHSVQHSENLGKIMDEVGSYVKQFTYTSEQLSSVQVQVTREHEVLLEKGRENAKRVEHQQDISRSLTTQSELASSISGQIHNILKQTQILSLNASIEAARAGEAGKGFAVVAGEMGQLAQQSERSIQEIDEILGSFVQEIHRMGSHFDANMVAVKEQEKQIADCLQAFRQVSRLSTEVHELAQSLDSRTMDMHSIRQELEQNLSYIASATEETSAMAEEVTASAVEQQRSANELSNISGELAGLAGNLKSYSDQFQIEVTK